The following is a genomic window from Cervus canadensis isolate Bull #8, Minnesota chromosome 25, ASM1932006v1, whole genome shotgun sequence.
cagggcacGGGCTCAAGGGCCCtagagcttcagtagttgtggcacgtgggctcagcagcgTGTCTTCCAAGAGCTCTGACTGCAGAGGAAGGGGGCAAGTTTGGGCCTCATGCTCATCTAGTTTGTCGCCTTCCCCACTCCCAGGCTGATGATGGAGTTTGATCTACTGACCTTCAGCTTCGGACAGCTGCCCTTGGCTCTGGTGACATGGGTCCCCATGTTCCTGTCCACTCTGCTGGTGCCCTACCAGGCCCTGCGGCTGTGGGAGAGGCCCAAGTCTGGAGGGGCCTGGACCCTGGGGGTGGGCCTGGGCTGCTTGCTGCTGGCTGCCCACGCCGCCGTGCTCGGCATCCTCCCGGTCCACGTGGCAGTGGACTATCAGCTCCCGCCAGCCTCCCGCTGTGTGCTAGTCTTTGAGCAGGTGGGTGATGGGCAGGACCAATGGTGGGGTGGGGCCCCTGGGAGAGAGGGCATTGGATACTGTATTGGTGGGGGTGGAGCTAATTATCAGGGGCAGAGTCCTTTGCGACAGATTTGAGACAACCAGCAGTCTCCaaagaaatgtaaacaaatggaCACTGCTGTGCAAATATACTCATATAGTCGAAGGGAGTTGGCCGGCTAGAGGCTCTGCCCTTTCCAGTACTCCTTTACCCTAGATTCATCCCAGCAGCCGTCTGTGTTAGGTTATAAGACTGTCCAACAAAAAGATAATAGTATGGGCATTGACCATACAAAGTTTACAATCTGCCTGCCCCTCTCCTGGTGTAAACGtgagcacagagaggttaagtgatctGTTCAGTCCCAAAGCACCTTAACCTCATTTCTATTCCACCTCAGGTCAGGCTCCTGATGAAAAGCTACTCTTTCCTGAGAGAGACGGTACCCGGGACACTTTGGGCCAGAGGAGGTGAGGCCTGCTGCTGTGAACTCAGTCCTCTTGGTTGGTTGAATGAAGCCAGCAGGTGCAAGAGCCTCATAAAAGCTCCAACTTTCTAAGCCCATCTTGCCCACAGGGCACACCTCCAGCCGCCAACTGGGCTCTCTGGGCCTTAGTCAATCGGCGTTCTCTTAGGTCCCACTTCTGAGAAGGCTGCTCTACTGCCCAGGACTTCTGGCTCATCCTTATTTAGACCCAGGGTATGAGAGCCTTATATGAGAAAGTCAAACCAGAAGGAGAGAGAATCGGGTGGTGGGATTTGTGGGTGCCAAATGAAGCCCTGGCCACAGTCCGTCTTGTGCcagaaaagggggggggggtacCTGGAATGGAAGCAAAAGGAGGCTGTTAAAaagcaggttcaattcctgccaTTTggcctcctccccccaccttcagATCCCATACCCAGGTGCTCACCCATCCCCTATCCAGTCTATTCACCAGTCCCACTGCCCTTCCCTAGCACCCCACCCACCTgtgtcctctctccttcccctcttcacTGACAGACCCCTCTTACTCCTCCTCAGGTGAGGGGATCCGGGCCCCCAGTTTCTCCAGctacctctatttcctcttctgtCCCACACTCATCTATAGGGAAACTTACCCCAGGTAAGAGCCTGCACCCCCTTCCCCACATGCCCAGGCCCACCAGGGACCCAACCCTTCTACTCTCCTCTCCCTGAGGTGTTTAGCCTCAACCCAGACACTGGCCACTTTCTCAGGGAGCACCTCACAATAAAGATGGGAATAAGGGACAGATATGTTGCCCCTTCTTCTTGCCCCAGCCCATGGTGATGCAGGGGTGACAGACTGTCCTGGTTTGCCCAGGACTGCCCCAGTTCACCCAGGATTGCTCCAGTTTTCGCACTGAAATTCCTATGTTCTGGGAAACCCCTCAGTCTGGAGCAAACTTAGTGGACACTCAAGCTAAAATTCCACTTGTCATCTTTGTTAAGGAAGATCCAAAGTGTTCTAGATCCCCACCTCCCCAGGTAATCCTCCCAGGCCTGGGCAATTGAGGGAGCTGTAGATAGAGGGCCCCGGATGCTATGTCTGCCCCTGGCAGGAACAagacaaatagatgagaaacatACTGTCTCCATTCCATTGCTGCAACAGGACACCCAACGTCAGGTGGAATTATGTGGCCAAGAACTTTGCCCAGGTCAGCAGACAGAGTCGAAGCGTGGACTACCTGTGACTCATGGTGGCTGAGGGAGCATTTCTGGGAGCAAAGTAGGGGAGGCCCGGGAACAGGTCAGAGGGTTGTGCAAAGAGAAGGGAAGGCAGATGCTGGGCCAGAGTCCAACTCCAGAGGAAGGGGGCAGTTGCCAGTGACTCCTCTCAAAGTTATGTGTCCTCCACCCCTCTCCAGGCCCTGGGCTGTGTGCTCTATGCCTGTTTCATCCTGGGCCGCCTCTGTGTTCCTGTCTTTGCCAACATGAGCCAGGAACCCTTCAGCACACGTGCCCTGGTGCTCTCCATCATGCATGCCACCTTGCCAGGTATCCCCATCGGAGGCAGAGCTGCAGAAGGCTGCACCCTGGAGAAGGCCTAGCAGGGagctcctccctcctctcacTCCTAGTTTCAACACCTTCTCCCTCTGACATCTGCCCTCTCCTCTGGTTGCTCATTGTCAGAGTCTCACTTcagattgggacttccctggtggctcagtggtaaagaatctgcctgccagtgcagcagacacaggttcgatccctgggtcgaaaagatccccggagaaggaaatagcaacctactccggtattcttgcctggagaattccatggatagaggagcccagcgggctacagtccatgtggtccaaagagttgaacacaacttagcgactaaacagcagcagcacttCAGATTGCCGTCCTGTCCCCAACCTCTCCCAACAGGCAGAGGTTTTAACATTCATGTCTATGTTCCAACATCAGGCATGGGCTTCATGAGCAAAtggattgaatgaatgaatgcataaattaGTGAATGATTAATAAGTGATTGGTAGGTTGCTGGGTGAGGGCTTCCTGGGAGGACCCTAGAGGTTCATGGGGGACCAGGGGGACCAGTCTGACTTGCAGTCCCTTGTCTTCACTTCCCAGGCATTTTTATGCTGCTGCTCATCTTCTTTGCCTTCCTTCACTGTTGGCTCAACGCATTCGCGGAGATGCTACGATTTGGAGACAGAATGTTCTATCGGGTGGGGCCTGGACCTGGGCTACCTGGGAGCTGGATGCAGGGACAGCTAGGGAAGGATGTAGGGGAGGATGATGGCTATGTTGGTTGTCACCTTGTTACTGAACCAGGTGCATTTGCCCAATTCTCGCTAAGTCAAACACTGAGATACCGAGATTTACAGCAGAGAAATGGTTTCTTCAACAAGGCAGCCAAGTAAGGAGAAGTGAAAACAATCTCAGATTTGCTTCCCCAAAGGCCAAGGGCTTGAGATATTTATAGGATAAAGAAGCAAGGAGATCTTAGGCTTGGGAAAAGTGATTGGAGGTAGAGAAAAGGTGAGGTAATCAGTGTTCTGCACAAACGTGTCTGAGTTACATGCTTCTTCATGGGATGCATGTTAAAGAATGGAGGCACTTGGCATAATCTGAGGATGGACTTCTTGGCTCTCTGATGTCAAAAAGTCATTCATCCAACAGCTTTACAGACCCAGTTTTAGGGTCAGTGGTCCTAGCCAGTTTGAGCCCACTTGAACTAGACAGGAGCCAACTTCAAGTTCCTGGAAAATTTATGCCCCTTGTTGCTATAGTGACCCATACATCAGAGGTGTTATCTGTATGGGATGGTtaaggaatcaaaaaaaaaaaacaaaaaactaaggcTTTGTCAGTGAAGGCAGGTTACAGCAGAAGGATTTTTAACAAACTGTTCCCTTACCTGCTCTTCTGTAAGACAAGCTCAAGAATTTGTTAGTCACCAGTTTCTGTTAACCCCAAGGGGCACGATTTCAACCTCAGCTGTGCTGTCAGCCTCCCACAGTGAGAAATGTGCTCCTCTGGGTATGCTTATAATGTCACCCGTCCACCTCCTGACCAGCCAGGGCTCAGTGCTTTTGTGGGGCTGGTACTTTGGAATCTTCTCCTGAGAGTAGACAGGAAGGGCCCCAGGGCCTGAGGAGGGAATCAGGCAGATGCTTGCTGGCTCTCTCCTGCTGGGAGCCAGCCCTTGCAGAGAACAGGACAgggagtggggagcagggagACGCAGCTGGGAACCGGGCAGAGACAGGGCCCTGATGCTCACCTCCTCCCCGGCCctgaccccatcccaccccacccccaggactgGTGGAACTCAACATCCTTCTCCAACTACTACCGCACATGGAACGTGGTGGTCCATGACTGGCTCTACAGCTACGTGTATCAAGATGGGCTTTGGGTACGGGCTCAGCTCCCACGGTTAACAGAACCTCTCTGAAacaccctctctttccctttctctgtacATTCCATTTTTTCTAGACCTAAGGGCCCCTTTGACTTTCACCTCCCTCATTCTACCCAACCCAGTGGGCAGAAAAAAAGTCCTTCTTATGATctgacttccttccttccttgtcctCAACTACACCTCCTCCACAGGGCATGTCTCCCCTCCTCAGCCTTCTAAGGAACATGCATATAGCAATTTTCAGTTACCAAGAATTTTCCCACACTGTATAATCTGCACTGTAAGCCTGAGAAGTAAGTATGATTATATCCCCCTTTTGAAAGCGGCCTCTAAGGCCCAATAGACTAATACAATGCTTCTAAGTAAGACATGTCAGTCTTTCTGATCCCAAACCCCATATTCTTTCCATCATACTACATACCCTCTGGCTTCCTTAAAGAGGGGGGCTCTTTGCGGAGGGGGCTTAGGGAGACTCACTCTACCCTCCTCCCCCGACCCCTGCCAGCTCCTTGGTGGCCGAGCCCGAGGCGCGGCCATGCTGGGTGTGTTCCTGGTCTCAGCAGTGGTCCATGAGTACATCTTCTGCTTCGTCCTGGGATTCTTCTACCCCGTCATGCTGTTGCTCTTCCTTGTCTTTGGAGGTGAGCTGAGCCTCTGTATGCCCCCGTAGAGGGAGACATCCCGAGGGAAGAGTCCTAGAGATTCCAGACTGATGGGAGAGGCCACGTACCCAAGACAGAAGCCGGGTGTGCATGCCTCCTGGGGGAAGGCATGGTGCTGTGTGTGaaagccgggggtggggggcaggggactTGGAAGCTGGGAAGGAGGTAGCATCGGGAGGCAGCACAGGGGTATCCTGGGGGGGGTGCAGTGGGAAAACACTTCTGGCTGGAGAGCAGCATCTGAGCAGGGCACACACAGAGGGAGACAAAGGGGAGAAAACTGCTGTTGGTTGGGAGGTTCAGTAAGGCAGCCAGGACAGCGAAACGTAAACTGAGGAATCCTGAAGAATGCCTGAGACCTCCGTGGGTGCCTGGAGTTGGGCTCAAGATCTTTCTCAGTCTTCCTGTTCCAACTGTCCCCTGTGCCCTGAGATAAGAAGGCAGCCAGGAAGATACATTACAGGTGTCTGGAGCTGAGGTGACCACCTTTCCTCCTGCATCAGGGCCACTGAACTTCACGATGCATGACCGGCGCACGGGCCCAGCGTGGAACGTGCTCATGTGGACCTTGCTCTTCCTGGGCCAGGGCATCCAAGTCAGCCTGTACTGCCAGGAGTGGTACGCCCGGCGccactgcccccagccccaggtaAGCGGCCAggacccgcccccaccccgcccgcgCAGCTCCTCACCCAGGAGGACGCGCCTCCTCTCCCCGACAGCCAGCCCCCTATGGTTGCCCCGCTCAACAGCCAAGATCAGGGGCCAGGCCCTGCTTCCTGGGTTCCCATGTCTTAGATGCATAGGGTAAGCCCTGGGAGGGATCTTATTCACAACTCACTTTTCTCTGGCACAGACAACCTTCTGGGGGCTGGTGACACCTCGATCTTGGTCCTGCCATACCTAAATGCCAGGGTACTGTCACcgcgcagatgacaccaccaagTTCTCCTCTGCCTGCAAAGTCTGGGACCAGGACTCCTCTCTGCATTCTCAGACCGAGCTCTGAGTCAAGGGGGCCTGCCATGCCTGACCCCCACCAGGGAACTCCAGGGACTGAGGTCTGTGGACCTGTGAGCATAGACTCAGAAAGGTGATGACTCTTGAGCCCCCATCCCTGTGGACTGGGCACAGGGCCCCCTCTCACTCCATGGCTGTTCAGACTGGCAGAGACACGAAGGATCTTACAGATCTGGTGAATGTGGCTTGACTTAAAGCAAGCTGAGGTTATCAAGGTCTGAGAAGGATTTGTTTCTTTGTACTCTTTCCAATACAATAATAAACTGTATGTAtcactttttattcattcattcatttgttgaagacccatttttttggccacaccacacagcatgtgggttcttagttccccgaccagggatccaacccacactccttgcattggaagcagagttttaaccactggaccaccaaggaagtcccttgaagacccacttttaaaaactttttacagTTGAAGtataagttgatttacaatgttgtgttaatttttgctatacaacaaagtgacttctttttatatgtgtgtgtgtgtgtgtgcatgtgtgtgcccaaaactcaaattatattcttttccattagggtttatcccaggacattgagcatagttccctgtgttatatagtagtgCCTTGTTGTTtgttcattctatatataatagttcacATCTACTATTCCCAAAcccccagtccatccctccccaacccacccacctccttggcaaccacaagtctgttctctgtgtgaagactaatttttttaaaaacttttattttatactggagtatagccttttgtgatagttccaggtgaaCAACGAAGCAACTCagctatacatgtacatgtatccaacTCCCCTCCATTTTACGGTTGCTGTATGGCATTgggcagagttctctgtgctatgtaataggtcctcgttggttatccatcttaaacATAGCACTGCGTACATGgtgaccaaaccagtcaattctaaaggaaatcaaccctgaatattcattggatggactgatgctaaagctgaagctccaatactttggtcatctgatgtgaagagccaactcattggaaaagaccctgatcctgggaaaaagtgagggcagaaggaggaggtaacagaagatgagatggttggatggcatcaccaactcaatggacatgagtttgagcaaactccaggagatagtgaaggacagggaagcctggagcgctgcagtccgtggggtaagagtcacacatgacttagcaactgaacaacatgttGACGACCCACTTTTGACAGGCATGATTGAAGAGTGTGCCTGCAAAGGCAGGACTTTGTGATGGGAGGGGCTGAGTGATACCCTCCTCATCTTTTCTATGCCACCCCAATCTGCCCAAAACTCAAATCACTCCTCCTTCTACCTCTCCTCCTTCAGATCAAATTTCTACAGCCCTTTCATCCTTCTAATCCTGGCAATCTCCAGCACGTTTTCAGAGAGCACATAGCTGGCCTTCTTTCCTTCAGAGGACCCAGGAGAAGAACCTCCTATCCAGACGTAGCCaaatcttttaacttcatgagcTTCAGCTTCCATAGCTATGAAATGGACATTTAGGGAGCTCCTTGGTAGTCTAATGGTTAGGGTTTGATGCTTTCACTGCGGTGATTTTCATTGCATTTGACTTTGCAATTATAGTTCAATTTCTTAACTTTCTATTATGttccacttatttatttggtCTTTCTTTACACCAGCACCACACGTTcatgattactgtagctttataatgtCTTGAAAAAAGGTAGTGTAAGTCATTCAACCTTCTTCAGTCATTTTGCCTATTTGAAGTCCTTTGAATTTTCATTATAAACTTTTGAATTGGCTTCtaagtttctcttaaaaaaagaaagaaagaaaagtctgctgggattttgattggaattacaCATTATAGCTGTAGACCAATATGGATAAAACTGACGTCTTAACAAAATTAAGTCTTCCCATCCATTGATATACTATATCTCTCCACTTGCTGAGGTCTTCTCTATTTTATTGCAGTAACATTTGGTAGTTTTTAGTGCACAGGATTTGCACATTTTGTCAGAATCTCCCCtaagtatttcatatattttaatgatatttttaattacaatttcTGATTGTTAATTGCTACTATAGTgaagtcaactttttttttttggctgccctgggtcttcattgctgagtaTGGGCTTGCTCTCATTTCAGTGAgcagggctcctctctagctgtggtgcacgggcttctcattgcagtggcttctcactgtggagcacaggctctatggcgtgcaggctcagtagttggggcaagGGGGCTTAGTTGGCCCCCCAGGTGTGGGAATCTAAACTCCCCGACTAGAGATCacatctgtgtcccctgccttggcaggtagattcttagccagtggaccaccagggaagtcccaaccaaCTGATTTTTGAGTATTATCCTTGTATCTTTAAATCTTGTTAAATGTACTAATTATTTCTAGGAGTTGCTTACTTTGGAAGACTCCAAAGTATTTTCTACAGAGATGGTCATGTCATCAGcaaatagataattttatttcttcctttccaatgttaatgccttttatttctttttcttgccttattgcactaCCTAGACCCTCCAGTGTTGGAAAGAAGTAATGATAGTAGACATCTTTGCCTTGATCTCAGGGAGAAGCATTCAGATTTTCATATTAATGTTACTGTAGGTTTTTCATGGATGCCCTTTATGAAGTTtagaaagttcctttctgtttctactttgctaagagtttttcttttttttttttttcctgccagaaGTGGATgtttaggaaattccctggcagtccagtagttaggactcaatgctttcactgctgtgggcttgggttcaatccctggtcagggaaccaggatTCTGCAAGCCATGTGTCatggccaaaatataaaataaaaataaatggatgtttaattttgtcaaatgctttttctgcatctactgagatgatcatatttttttccttttttaaactttcagtaaTGTAAATTACATTGAGTCAACATTCTGGAACAGATCCTACTTAATgctgatacatttttaaatgtatcatttgtttctatttactaaattttaaaaataattttgcatcTCTGTTCTCAGGAACTattgatctgtaattttcttgtaaCTCCTTTATTTtgatatgagtgcaattctgGCCTCAGAATTAGTTGGGAAATATTCCCTTCACTGATTTTCTGAGTTTGTAGAagtgccattttaaaaaattaaatgtatggtAGAGTTCAGCAGTAAAGCCACCAGAGACCAGAGTTTTCTTTGGAAAGGGGTTTTCAAAATTCaagttcttaaatatatttaggGTTTTTCAGGCTACCTATTTCCTCTTACCTGAGCTCTAGTAGTTTGTGaaattgtccatttcatctatATTGTCAAATTTAGGGGCAAGattcaggactttcctggtggtccagtggttaagaatctgccatgcAATTCagaggacactggttcgatccctggtcaggaaactaagatcccaggtgctgcagggcaactaagccagtatgcccaaactactgagcctgtgtgctccaAGCCTgcacactacaactagagagcctgtgggccacaaggAAGGtctcaagtgctgcaactaagacctgatgcagccaaatacataagcattttttttttaatttatgaggaaaattttattcataatattccTTCATCCTTTTCCATATCTGTTAACATCTGTGGTTACGTCCATTCTtgcatttattgtctttttttttggccatgccaaggGGCATGCAGGCACGCGGGatctccccaccagggatcaaacccatgccccctgcattgggagcatggagccttgaccactggaccaccagggaagttctttcatttttgatgttGGTAGttgggtgttctttttttttttttccttgataatGTATGACTtcggtttatcaattttattcatCTTCACACAAAAAAACACTTTTTGGGTGCATTgagtttctttattgtttttctgtttcctacttcactgatttctgctatgatttttcttttttttttttagttctaccactttattgctaccaacccatctccctccaccctcgtgcacacatgctcagtcatgtgaccccatgaactgcagcccgccaggctcctctgtccatggacttttccaggcaagaatactggagtgggttgctatgatCTTTTTAACTCCCTTGTTTCTTACTTTGggcttaattttctcttctttccaataTCTTAAGGCAAAAGCTGAggtctttgaaatctttttttctttatgatataGGTGTTTGGTGTGCTAATTTCTCTCCAAGCAGTGCTTTAAGTGCCTCCCACAAATCTGGatgtttcattcagttcaaaatattaatacttcatattttcacttttcatctttgGTCTGTGGGTGGTTTTGAAGTATGTGCCTTCATTTCCTGATATTTAGGGGACTTTCCAGATAtccgttttattttttttttaatatatcttaatgtttatttattttggctgtgctgggtctttgttgttgcatgcaGGCTATTTCTAGCTGGGGCACaagggcttctctttgcagtggcttctctcgctgtgaagcacaggctctaggcgcacaggcttcagtagctatggcacgtgggctcagcagctctggtgtatgggcttagtcattccgtggcatgtgggatcttcctggaccagggattgaacccatgtcccccacactgcaaggcagattcttaaccactgtaccaccaggggagtccctctgttttatatttctaatttaaatcattttgatcagagaacatactttgttTGATTGGCATTGTTTTAAACTTACTGAGACTTATTTTACTGTCCAGAATGTGGTCTATCTTGTAAATGTCTAGTGGGCACTTGGAAACAATACTCCACTCGGGTGGAGtatctataaatatcaattaggtcaaATTATTTACTGTTATTGTTCAATTTTCTATGTCCTTACTGACTTTTCAAATGTTCTATCAATTACTGAAAGAGAGATGATAAAATAATTGTGGATTTTTATATTTGGTTTTAGTTTCACATATTTttgaagttctttttaaaataatttttaaattgttacacgatttttaaaggttactttccatttacagttattacaaaacattggcTGTATTCCTCATGTTGACAACATCCCTGAGACTACCTTATACCCGATAGTCTGTACCTCCCACTCCTCCACCCCTACACTGACCCCCCGCCCTTCACTGGTAACTGATATTAACTGTTTTATCTGAGTCTGAGAAGCTCGTTTTGGAAGTACATAAACATTAGGTCATGCTCTTTTAATGAACTGACCTCTTTATCATTATAAAACATCCTTTTATCCCTCGTAAAATACTTTGCTTTGAAATCTATCTCATCTAATATTATTATAATCACACTGCCTTTCTTCCAATTACTGTTAACAAGCTATACCTTCTTCCATCATTCTACTTTtttcattattctatttttttaatgtatttgtttctttaaaacaggTTTCTTGTAAGTAGAATATAGTTGGGTCTTGCCTTTTTAATCACATGTAATAATATTTGCCTTTAAATTGCAATGCTTaagccatttacatttattttattattatctacttatttatggttgcactgggtcttcgctgctgcctgtgggctttctctagttgcagtgcacaggcctcgcattgctgtggtttctcttgttgcagagcacaggctctagtgaGCATGAGCTTAAGTCGTTGTGGCGTACAGGctttagttgcttcatggcatgtggaatcttcccagactaggcactggacccgtgttccctgcattggcaggctaattcCTACCCACTGttccatcagggaagtccttaaacaATTTACACTTAGTATGATTATTGATATGGTTTAAGTCTACcatctttctattgttttctatttgtcccatCTGTTCTTTGTTCCCTTTTGCCTCTTCTCTGTGTTCTTCTGAATTAATTATGATTCCACAAGTGGAATGAATGGCACATttgatttcatctctttttttctttttttggctacacctGGCCTCATTCAAGGTCTTCATTCTCctaccaggaatcgaacctgggccccctgcagtgcaagCGCGAAGTtctggccactggaccaccagggaagccccagatttcattatattttattgttcttcGATCTTTCTATGTTATTGCTATTTTGAGCAAGTCGTTACTCATTccacttcctctccttccttgctATTTTGAAAGTTCTATTAATACTATACTTCTCCATTCCTTTGATAGTAATCTTCCTTTCCAGCACTGATAATCAAATACGTATTTCTTTaccattatttgaaaatataccaattatttctttcattaatgtgtTTTATTTCCTGTCACTTTCACCTCAATGAAAGAGACCTTTAGAATTCTTTTACTTACCTCTTTCACTCTGCTTCTGATTCCTAGGTTTTGCTGAAATAGTATATTTATGGTTCTAGATATAATTAGATGCCTATCAATCTCCATAAACATTTAGCAGTATAATATTTTACcagatttgttctttctctttttcatcttcccctATCTTTACTCATCTGTTCTCTAACCAAAATTTTCTTGAGTATTTTCCTCAGGTGAGAAATGGAATTGATATACCCTCTGAATCTTTTATATCTCCATGTATCTTTCTTTTGCACTAACAGTTGAATGCTTCCTCAGCTGGGTATGAGATTCTGGGGTAGCCATCCTTTTCTCCTAGTATATATGCACTGTTAGATTTCAGTGCTGCAGATGAAAACTTCTGTGTCAATCTGATCCTTTTTGCTTTGTAGATAACTTGTTCTTTCTGTCTAGATActtgaaaatgtctttctttaaTCTTGGACTTCAGGAGTTCCAAGCATAGAtgtctcccttctctttttgtaTCTTCCTATGTGCCCTTTCAGTCTGCAAGGCAGAACTTTCTTC
Proteins encoded in this region:
- the SOAT2 gene encoding sterol O-acyltransferase 2 isoform X5, with the translated sequence MEPRAAQVRRREKQGRQQEDRPSREGEHRSGGAERPGGVGGNTEVHRGPDLVQWTQHMQAVKTQLLEQAQGQLMELLDQAMWEAVQAYPPQDRPVPSIPPDSLHKTQEPSLGKRKVFVIRKSLLDELMEVSHFRTIYHMFVAGLCVFIVSTLAIDLIDEGRLMMEFDLLTFSFGQLPLALVTWVPMFLSTLLVPYQALRLWERPKSGGAWTLGVGLGCLLLAAHAAVLGILPVHVAVDYQLPPASRCVLVFEQVRLLMKSYSFLRETVPGTLWARGGPTSEKAALLPRTSGSSLFRPRVRGSGPPVSPATSISSSVPHSSIGKLTPGTRQIDEKHTVSIPLLQQDTQRQVELCGQELCPGPGLCALCLFHPGPPLCSCLCQHEPGTLQHTCPGALHHACHLARHFYAAAHLLCLPSLLAQRIRGDATIWRQNVLSGGAWTWATWELDAGTAREGCRGG
- the SOAT2 gene encoding sterol O-acyltransferase 2 isoform X7; this encodes MEPRAAQVRRREKQGRQQEDRPSREGEHRSGGAERPGGVGGNTEVHRGPDLVQWTQHMQAVKTQLLEQAQGQLMELLDQAMWEAVQAYPPQDRPVPSIPPDSLHKTQEPSLGKRKVFVIRKSLLDELMEVSHFRTIYHMFVAGLCVFIVSTLAIDLIDEGRLMMEFDLLTFSFGQLPLALVTWVPMFLSTLLVPYQALRLWERPKSGGAWTLGVGLGCLLLAAHAAVLGILPVHVAVDYQLPPASRCVLVFEQVRLLMKSYSFLRETVPGTLWARGGPTSEKAALLPRTSGSSLFRPRVRGSGPPVSPATSISSSVPHSSIGKLTPGPGLCALCLFHPGPPLCSCLCQHEPGTLQHTCPGALHHACHLARTGGTQHPSPTTTAHGTWWSMTGSTATCIKMGFGSLVAEPEARPCWVCSWSQQWSMSTSSASSWDSSTPSCCCSSLSLEGH
- the SOAT2 gene encoding sterol O-acyltransferase 2 isoform X4, with amino-acid sequence MEPRAAQVRRREKQGRQQEDRPSREGEHRSGGAERPGGVGGNTEVHRGPDLVQWTQHMQAVKTQLLEQAQGQLMELLDQAMWEAVQAYPPQDRPVPSIPPDSLHKTQEPSLGKRKVFVIRKSLLDELMEVSHFRTIYHMFVAGLCVFIVSTLAIDLIDEGRLMMEFDLLTFSFGQLPLALVTWVPMFLSTLLVPYQALRLWERPKSGGAWTLGVGLGCLLLAAHAAVLGILPVHVAVDYQLPPASRCVLVFEQVRLLMKSYSFLRETVPGTLWARGGPTSEKAALLPRTSGSSLFRPRVRGSGPPVSPATSISSSVPHSSIGKLTPGTRQIDEKHTVSIPLLQQDTQRQVELCGQELCPGPGLCALCLFHPGPPLCSCLCQHEPGTLQHTCPGALHHACHLARTGGTQHPSPTTTAHGTWWSMTGSTATCIKMGFGSLVAEPEARPCWVCSWSQQWSMSTSSASSWDSSTPSCCCSSLSLEGH